A stretch of Rhodothermales bacterium DNA encodes these proteins:
- a CDS encoding helix-turn-helix transcriptional regulator encodes MARPHEHGTDNVFADLGLADATELHRRARIGFYVFRILKDRGLKQRETAQLLKIAQPDVSHLMNGHFSRFTTDKLLDFLSLLDQKVIIQIRPRLEGEPREEIGYAA; translated from the coding sequence ATGGCTAGACCCCATGAACACGGCACCGACAACGTCTTCGCGGATCTCGGGCTGGCCGACGCAACTGAATTGCACCGGCGTGCCAGAATCGGCTTCTACGTCTTTCGGATTCTCAAGGACCGCGGCCTGAAACAGCGGGAGACAGCTCAGTTGCTGAAGATTGCACAACCGGATGTCTCCCACCTCATGAATGGCCACTTCAGCCGGTTCACAACAGATAAGCTGCTCGATTTTCTGAGCCTGCTCGATCAGAAAGTGATCATTCAGATCCGACCGCGGCTGGAGGGCGAGCCGCGCGAAGAAATAGGCTACGCCGCG